In the Telopea speciosissima isolate NSW1024214 ecotype Mountain lineage chromosome 6, Tspe_v1, whole genome shotgun sequence genome, CAACTTTTAGTGGTTTGAGTTAGCTTGGAGAAAGTttcaggtttcgaccatatcgaGTTTTAGCCGAGCCCAAATTCATTTACTCCGACCCCATCGGGGCGATTTTTTTAATCCTCAGGTCCAATTTACCCCCAACATCCACCAAGGATCGAGCGAGTATGTAAGTATGTTACTACGTCGCCGCCTGTGGTCGCTACATCCGCCCACTGATTCTCAAAACCGGGGTGGGCGCTCATTAAGGACCGAGCGAGTACGTCGTTGCCTTTGGTCGCTGCCTCTACTCACCGATTCTCGAGAGCAGGGTCGGATTGCTTAGTTCGCTTTTCCATCACCAAAATACACAAcgtagagagaaagagagaagagaagagatggtgACACTGGTAGTAGCTACAACGATCGACCCGGCTTCCATTGGCCCTGCCTCTGCGTTCCTAGCGATGCCTGGTTGGCACCCTGGTCCTTTTCTCCAGGTTATTGTTCATATCTCTCTATGTGCCCCTCTGCATATTTCCCATTTGTTAATTTTCATTGGGAATTCTGTAAAGCTCCAAGTTTAGATTATTTTTCGATCAAAGAGACTAGAGTGCGTCcattttttagattttattaCTTTCTCAAaatctttagtttttttttttaattggttcCGAAAGTTTTGTGATTGATTAGGAAATACCGAGTTATGTAAATGGGGAAGTGAGGCTACTCAAACATGACAACAGCATAGTGAAGGAGGATCACTTGGACAAGCGTTGGGAGGCGGCCACCGGCGAGGTTATCAACGATGTCATCTTCCTAAGCAGACACACCGCCGTCTCCAACCGTCCTGCTCTCACTGTTCACCCCATTGGTAAATTATAGTATGTTTATTTTTTCATACTGTTTTTCTGTAATCTGTGATATGCAAGAATTTGTGTCTCTCGTGTATTAATAACTAAGAATGCATGTTATGTtgctatggttttttttttgtgttctttAGGCATACCCCATTTACGTGAAGGTGATGAACCGCCGCAAGGTGGAAAGCCCGGATGGGCAGCTCCTCCAAATCCTAGGATTGGACCATGGCTTAGACTTTTGAAGAGGATTGCGCAAAACCATAATCTAATTCCTGAGTTTGAGGTATCTATGGCTTCTTACTAACTTTATGTGACAGTCTTTTGCATCATCATTTGTCATGTTCATACGAATTGgattttggtggatttttttgtttaatatcaCAAGTGATCATGAAATTCTGgggattataaaattttgaTGCAGAATGCCCTGCCTCTGTgaaatctttttctttaatatCATTATTACGGAGATGTCATTATTCCCTGTCAATCTCCTCCAAACCTTCAGTGCTGCTATATACGGCTCAAATAAGGAAGCCATACCATGAACAGCAGCCCCTTCCCGCAGCCTAGCTCCTAGCACATCATCAGGCTTCTGCTCCTAGTGTGTCTACGCCAAAGGAGGCAATAGCACACATGCTACTCCACTCCTACTGTCCTTCCACATACTTGCCCACACCGCAGTCCTCTTTCCTTCCCTCCCACTGCCCCTATTCAGTCTGAAAGACCCTATAATGCATGCAAGGAGACATTGTTTTTGCTAATTCGAATTGAAGGGTGATATCAAATCGGTCTAGGaaatatatcattttatataTACGCATATGGTTTTTATACTTCcagtttaataagattatgtgCACTAGGtgaatgccagatgaatggaggagaagcattgtggtccggatgtacaaaaataaaggtgatgtCCAAAGTTGAACAGCTAtaaaggcataaaactaatgagtcatactataaaattatgggagagggttattgaaacatACCTGAGAGAAGAGACCACTATTTTGGAGaactaatttggttttatgccagcaAGATTGACAACTGAAGCTATCTacctacttaggagactcatggaaagatttagagagaaCAAGAAGGAACTTtgtatggtctttattgacttagaaaagGTTTATGACAGAgttcctagagatttaatctggcaTGTGCTAGGGAGGAGAAATGTTttaagtaaatatgtggacataattaaagatatgtatgacggtgtgtgactagtgtaagaaccgtGGGGGGGGTGTCAAGATAGTGAATTCCCaataagcccttatttgtttgcacttatcatggatgcgTTAACCAAAGACATCCAAGATGTGGTTCCGTGTTGCATGTTTTTTGTTGATGGCGTTGTTTTGGTTGATGAGACAAAAGCTGAAATTAATGCTaaactggagttatggagatcaaccttaaaatcaaaaggttttaagataaatagaacaaagacggagtatatggtgtgtaacttttaGTAACTTTGGGACGGATACTGAGGgagtgaaaattgatgatatggagattccacaaagtgatcattttaggtatctaggatcaatcatcagtaaggaaggtgatatagaagatgatgtcttacagagaattaaagtaggatgaatgaagtggagaggtgcatatGGAGTATTATGTGATCGATGGATTCCTTTATAgcttaaatgaaaattttacaggACAGTCATAAGAttgactatgatgtatggtgcggagtgttgggcagttaagaagcgtcatatagataagctaagtgtagTGGCggtgaggatgttgagatggatgagtgacaaaaccaggaaggataaaataaaaaatgatccTATAAGAGCTGATTTGGAAGTAGCCTCGATTCAAGATCAGCTTTGAGAAAGTCatctgaggtggcatggccatgttcaacagagacctttagatgctccagtttggaggagtgacttgattcagactgaaggaactaaaagaactaggggcatgcctaaaatgaccatgagaagtggtgagaaaagacatgcatagtctagttcttgtttcaagtatgacatcaaatagagctgattgaagGGCAAGAATCCGTGTAGTAGACCCCAGTTAGTTTGTATAAGACTGAGTTGCAGTtgtgttccttttcttttttacttttattattaatattttgtctttgcaaggatccgtgtagccgaccccatttagttgggataaggctgagttattgttgttgttgttgtaataaaACTTCCTTCCCCCCTcacccttcccccttcccccttcccccttcccggaaaaaaaagaaaagacttgCCTTCTTGGCATTCTTGAAACTGTTTTCAGATTGTATGTGGCCTTCCTAATTCATACTTATTTCGtaaaaattgttaaaaatttACTATTGTTCTCCCAATGTAGGTTACTTTGGAGGCTACCCATCATGGGCCTGAGATCGATTCACCAACCATGTTCGTAGAGATTGGTAATCCTCTTCTTTCTCCGACATTTCATTTTCTGATATATGAGATTTCATCTTGACTCGCATGTTAGAAAATAGTTTGAAATTGAACATTTTTTATATATCAATGTATGCATTTAATTATATGGTTTTACCTTTTCCCTTCTCAAAGATCTGGAGCATGCTTTAGTACCCCTCCCTGCAGAATACatagataaataaatataaaaagaaaataaaaatcttgAGTTTATGAATGACATTTTAATTAATCATGCAATGTGTTGTGTTCTAATTGCGTGCAGCATTATTTAATTGCAACTCTTTTGTGTTGACTCAACTTATAACTTGGGAATCCTAGGTAGTCTTATATTTCATTTAGTATATTCTATTGTAGTCATACATCGTACATTCtatttgggaacacatggatggtttAGTGCAATGtattagtcaaggagaaaagattattttagGGGGTGATATGAATGGGCATGTTGGGAGAGATCATAGAGGTTATTAAGCAAAGaaggttttctcttttctctcctcttccctaTTCTTCCCTCTTATCTTTTTCTTCAGTTACTGTTTGCCATACTGTTCATGGAATCATGGGTACTGTTCACAGTCCCGTAACAGCccctatctctttctttctccaatgCAGGCTATTGAAACCAGCAAATCAGCAAGCCTTTTTCAATCAGGAAATAGTTTAGATCTGGGCCTATGGAGCAGCTGATCTGATCTTTGATTCCTAATATTGGATCTAGGTTGGCTGGCTGCATCAGTTTCTCTCTGCGAATTATGTCTGATtggtttcttttggtttttccagGTAGCACAGAAGAATATTGGGGGAGGCAAGATGCTGCTCAAGCCATTGCATTAGTTGGGTATCTCTATATGACTTAGAACATTTCAAACATGTAGTGTATAGCTTCCTAGCCTATAACATTGGTGTCATCTAGCTGTTTTGGGGTTGGAACATATCTATTTTGGTTTATCAAATTCGAACTCCAAAAGTTTGCTGCCTTGGGCATTTTAACTGTGAAATTTAACAGTGGGAAATGGGGTGAATTTTTGGGAGGGAGTAgttggaataaaaaaaacttttttttttggttccacAGACGACCGTTTGTTTGAAGGGTTCTTTATTCCTGTTGCTTTCAGGGATTACAATCTGATACTAATTGATGACCTTCCAGAGGATCTAAGTAACACAGTGATGCAGTTACATGTAGAGATATTTAGAGTTTCTGGGTTATAATTAgcaatttctttctttattagaATTAGTTATGGATAACATTAGTAGTTGTTGGTTTCAAAGTCTGTTCTTGAGTCCAGTTAGGAGTCTTCTATCATCTTCTTTAAATACATGGTTGTAACCAACGAAAGACAGGTTTTTGGAATGAAAGGTTGAGTTGATACCGttggctgccaagagctgcGCATCCCTCTCGCTCCCTCTCTGATATTCTCTCTCGTCCCAGGTACAATCTATCCATACTCTACCCCTACTTCCATCTTTGttctttccctctccctcttacTGTTCTTCTTTCTACAATATTCGTTTTCTGCTATTAATGGTAAAACAGAGTGTAAACTGAGTGCTGCCGACTCATCCTCCCGCCTTGGTATGGCTTGAAGTTTTCAGCACAGATTTCCCTTCAATAGGCGACCTGAATCCCTTACTGTGAGAACCACACTCTTAACCAGAGCTGAGTTTTGTCCTTTCACCAGATTCAGTTACAgacattaattattaatttataaCTTTCTAATTCAAGTGTTGATCGACTGGATTTCCTAGATCCTTCCTTGAATGAGCGACCCTCACCACGCCAAGTTTCATTTTGATTAAAGCTCATACCGGTGAGTTTTATTCCTAGAACCAAATCTGGTTCCTTGCGTTGCTGAAACCGTGTGGCTCTTTGTTAGAGTaatcgaaggaagaagaagacgttAGGTATCGTTATTTTCAAGTAAGGACATAATCTTGTAATTACAGGGAAGTCCTCTCCTCCTTAGTTTTGTTCAATTTATTCCATGCCATTTGAAATATCAAATTGATCCTCTAAGTTTATTTACTATTATGCCCAAAGTCTGTTTACCCTTCTCAAATGGGTCCAAATCATTCTGCataattatgaaattgccaCTGATCtcattattttaaattttattcacTTCAGTGGGCCCATAGCTATCCAATTTAAGGGTTTTGGGACCCGGGGCCGCATCACTcaggaatgagaaaagaaagattaAGATTTTGGGGAATAGAAGTAAACACTAAAAAATATATTTCGCTTGAGTTTACGTTTGTGATACTTGTTGTATTTGTGTTACATGTTGACTCACAGTGTGTGTATGCTGACTTTGCAACTCTGCTTGTTATTTGCCTTGAGAATTTATGTCCTTTTAACCTCGTCTCTAATGTATTTGATACAAATAGTTCCTCTCAATCATTTTCTTGATCGTCCTTTCTTGTTTGCTGTTGCTTGAAGTTACTGTGGGAagggcttgggcttgggggAGGTGGTGCAGTAGGAAACTGGAACAGGTATGCTCAACAAAGTTTTTGTTCGGAACTTGCTCAGCTCGTCTAGTTCACTGTAAGGCCAAGATATGGTTGGCTCATCTTGCTAAATTCAGTTCATTTATCAGGCACATATTGATATATTTTTCCTATTCTAACATATTTCATCTTAAAGATAAAAACGGGAGAATAATACTTGCTAATTTCTCTTTAGTTTTTGGCCACTGTCTACTGGTGTTCAATTTATGGGGCTTATGCAGCAAGATTGCATCATAGGCTTTGTTGATGTTTACCATACTGAGTGAACCAAATCTGGTTCTAGCCCAGGAAGATGGAGATCTCTATGAACTGGGCCTGAACAATGAGCTCAAGCCGACTAGCCAAAGCTAAGCTGGTTTATGGATCTAGTTTGGTGGCTTTTTCTCGAGCATCATTTAATGGAAACTAGATGTTTGAATGTGGATCTAGATGATTATTTTAGAATTTAATTTTCCCTCTTTAAATGGATAGTAGTGTAGGCATACATATTCTACATGGGAAAATTGCCCATACACAACCCTCTTTTGGAAACGGCTACCTACATGGTCCACCATTTTGAGCCACGTGAAgaaatgatgtggcaattccaaCCGTTGGACAGAGAAGACATCATCTGgattagccatgtgtcaaatttcagagcctaattcaatcaaatacctccTGTTATTGACATGCATCCCGATGTATGTCTATGCACTCCTACTGTGCAGTCCTGGATTTCCAAAGCTCTATTTTCCACTTGGTGAAATCTTCTCAGGCTGAAACTTGATAAGTGAGCAGCAGGGGATCTGTGGGTCTAACCTGCCCATGAAATATGGGCGGGCCCCATCTGAACTGCCACATGGGAGGTTTTTTGGGCCGTTTAAGTAAGGCTTCCCAATTGCACCATTTAGAAAGCCTTTAACCATGTTAAATTTGTTATTTCCCCTGATTCCCCTTTGATGTAAAAGATCTCCTATATGCAGTATACCATGCCCTGGAAACATGGAAGTATATACACTAAAGTGCCTAAAGTGAACATGTTCCTCATTTTTCTATGTGACCAGCATCTTCCTATTTTCCCAACTGAACTGCTTGTCCAATGGGTATATTTCCATATTTAACTTTACCCTGGCATTCAAGGTTAAAAGTGCATTTATATACCTGTGATACCTGGTTTTAAAGCCTTGCAAGCATCTTGGTATCAGAAAGTCAAATATAAAAGGCTTGACTTCAGTTGTgtaaattttgttaaaaattatCCAAATCATTCTCCTAATATTTTTATGGGAGAGTGATAGGCACACTGCTTGCGTGCGGTAAACTAGTGGGTGGCACCAATGGGGGTGCGGTATGGGGCATCATACAGGAGGGACAggggggtcatttcaaaggggggaagagagataaacacagcGGGGTGCTAGCTCGTGGTACGCTGGCagtgtgcccagccttttccctatttttaattAAGGAAAAGGTGCATGCAgcgtgcctatccctctcccttttatttatttcctttccATATACTTGAGGttcttgctttctttctttattgtttttatcGTCCTACCTGTCAGCTTTGCAATTTTATGATTCAGGAACACTGATAGAAACAAAATCCTGCTAGGGATAGGGGGTGGACATTATGCACCGAGACATATGGATGTTGTTCTGTAAGTCATTTCTTCCAAAAGGTCATTTATCTCTTCAGAAACATCTTAGATAGCAATTTTAGTACGCCTTGTATGAACAGTCAGATACTGCAGGTCCTTGAGATTGGCTGAATATGATGGGCTGATCGTTAGCTCTGATATATTCATGCCTGAACAAAAATTTCTGAGCTAAGTGGAATATTGTATCAAAGTTTATCTATAAAATAATTACCAGATACATGCAC is a window encoding:
- the LOC122664076 gene encoding D-aminoacyl-tRNA deacylase codes for the protein MVTLVVATTIDPASIGPASAFLAMPGWHPGPFLQEIPSYVNGEVRLLKHDNSIVKEDHLDKRWEAATGEVINDVIFLSRHTAVSNRPALTVHPIGIPHLREGDEPPQGGKPGWAAPPNPRIGPWLRLLKRIAQNHNLIPEFEVTLEATHHGPEIDSPTMFVEIGSTEEYWGRQDAAQAIALLLWEGLGLGGGGAVGNWNRNTDRNKILLGIGGGHYAPRHMDVVLKDDVWVGHLLSGYSIPMEDPGPSKGGTNAKDIGGTWRESIKVGFEATQAAFPGGEVMAHLDHKSFKSWQKIAITGFLAELNIKIGKPGDFY